Proteins encoded by one window of Coleofasciculus chthonoplastes PCC 7420:
- a CDS encoding 2'-5' RNA ligase family protein, which produces MNTKISFWLIPSAAYRPFFQERINSLAQAHNAPRFEPHVTIYSGDYRADESVDEVIETATKNISGFMLDIDQVGYTDLYTKTLFVQFHPSAILTQISETIRHNSANASAYVLNPHLSLIYQHLDQAVQKKLATELVIPYSQVFFDQVRAISTPEPVRSGEDVEKWQTLSVRKLVS; this is translated from the coding sequence ATGAATACTAAAATATCGTTCTGGCTGATACCATCAGCAGCTTATCGACCCTTTTTTCAAGAGAGGATCAATTCTCTAGCTCAAGCCCATAATGCGCCCAGGTTTGAGCCTCACGTCACTATCTATTCGGGAGACTATAGGGCTGATGAATCGGTTGATGAAGTAATCGAAACAGCTACAAAGAATATTTCAGGCTTTATGCTGGATATCGATCAGGTTGGCTATACCGATCTATACACCAAAACATTATTTGTACAATTTCACCCATCGGCAATTCTGACTCAGATTTCCGAAACCATACGCCATAACTCGGCTAATGCTTCTGCGTATGTTCTCAATCCCCATTTAAGTTTGATTTACCAGCATCTTGATCAAGCTGTTCAAAAAAAATTAGCCACAGAGTTAGTTATTCCCTACAGTCAAGTTTTCTTTGATCAAGTGAGAGCCATTTCCACACCAGAACCTGTTCGGAGTGGTGAAGATGTAGAAAAGTGGCAAACGCTCAGTGTCAGGAAATTGGTATCGTGA
- a CDS encoding RNA polymerase sigma factor SigF — translation MLTSITHEQELKHESLRLLRDYQQSKSAETRNQLVYLNIGLVRREAHYWVNQCTESYEDLLQVGCLGLIRAIERFAPSKGNAFSSFAIPYIRGEIQHYLRDRGGCIRIPRRWLALQQQSIAIIRQLRAQLNRQPTDAEVAEALEIPLAEWQEIKLAHQNREPLSLDTPVGDEEDGTTSLGDIVPDPQYRSFQLAQEDQIRLQQALVHLEQRTREVLEFVFLHDLTQKEVAELLNISVVTVSRRMKKGLNAMKNIMNGGER, via the coding sequence ATGCTAACTTCCATTACCCACGAACAAGAACTAAAACACGAAAGCCTGCGACTGCTGCGAGACTATCAGCAATCCAAATCCGCAGAGACTCGCAACCAGCTAGTGTATCTCAATATTGGGCTAGTTAGACGAGAAGCTCATTATTGGGTTAATCAATGCACCGAAAGCTATGAAGACTTGCTACAGGTTGGCTGTCTAGGTCTGATTCGAGCGATTGAGCGATTTGCTCCCAGCAAGGGTAATGCCTTTAGTTCCTTTGCTATTCCCTACATTCGTGGTGAAATTCAGCACTATTTGCGCGATCGCGGCGGTTGCATTCGTATCCCCCGGCGCTGGTTGGCGCTACAACAGCAGTCTATCGCTATTATTCGCCAGTTACGAGCGCAACTCAATCGCCAACCCACCGATGCAGAAGTGGCGGAAGCTCTGGAAATTCCCCTAGCCGAATGGCAAGAAATTAAGCTAGCGCATCAGAATCGAGAACCTCTGAGCCTAGATACCCCTGTTGGGGATGAAGAAGACGGCACAACCAGTTTGGGTGATATTGTCCCTGATCCGCAATATCGCAGTTTTCAACTGGCACAAGAAGACCAAATTCGCCTGCAACAAGCGCTGGTTCACTTAGAACAACGGACTCGCGAGGTTTTAGAATTTGTCTTTTTACATGATTTAACTCAGAAAGAAGTGGCAGAGTTGTTGAATATTAGTGTGGTAACCGTGTCTCGCCGCATGAAAAAAGGACTCAACGCCATGAAAAATATTATGAATGGTGGAGAACGGTAA
- a CDS encoding phycobilisome linker polypeptide, translating into MRMFQVTACVPSQTRTRTQRELQNTYFTKLVPYDNWFREQQRIMKMGGKIIKVKLATGKQGTNTGLL; encoded by the coding sequence ATGCGAATGTTTCAGGTGACGGCTTGCGTCCCTAGCCAAACTAGAACCAGAACTCAACGGGAGTTGCAAAACACCTATTTCACTAAGTTAGTTCCCTACGACAACTGGTTTCGGGAACAACAGCGGATCATGAAAATGGGCGGCAAAATTATCAAAGTGAAGCTAGCCACTGGCAAACAAGGTACAAATACTGGGTTGCTTTAA
- the apcA gene encoding allophycocyanin subunit alpha: protein MSIVTKSIVNADAEARYLSPGELDRIKSFVTSGDRRLRVAQTLTDSRERIVKQAGDQLFQKRPDVVSPGGNAYGEEMTATCLRDLDYYLRLITYGVVAGDVTPIEEIGLVGVREMYKSLGTPVDAVVEGVRAMKNAATGMMAGEDAAEAGSYFDYVIGAMQ from the coding sequence ATGAGTATAGTCACGAAATCAATCGTGAATGCCGATGCCGAGGCTCGTTACCTAAGCCCTGGTGAATTAGACCGGATCAAGTCGTTTGTGACCTCTGGTGATCGTCGCCTACGGGTTGCTCAAACGTTGACAGACTCTCGTGAGCGCATCGTTAAGCAAGCTGGAGACCAGTTATTCCAGAAGCGTCCTGATGTTGTTTCTCCCGGTGGTAATGCCTACGGTGAAGAAATGACAGCAACTTGTCTGCGTGACTTGGACTACTATCTGCGCCTAATCACTTATGGTGTTGTTGCTGGCGATGTTACCCCAATTGAAGAAATTGGCTTAGTCGGTGTGCGGGAAATGTACAAGTCTTTAGGGACTCCCGTTGACGCTGTTGTCGAAGGCGTTCGTGCCATGAAAAACGCTGCTACCGGTATGATGGCTGGGGAAGATGCGGCTGAAGCTGGCTCCTACTTCGACTATGTAATCGGAGCAATGCAGTAG
- a CDS encoding DUF2996 domain-containing protein: MPEKNKSNPDAQGAKSKSSKAKKEKPPAPEDKPFPEFIEQEYLPALKTAFGKQGIDDVEVNFVKEKFPIPGLSTQPDCWQVIGRFANGQRQFNVYFPDEDIKEQKAFSCAPKGAKPSTLESFMIDERKVSLDLLVFYTIQRLNAQKWLARN, from the coding sequence ATGCCAGAAAAAAACAAATCTAATCCAGACGCTCAAGGAGCTAAATCTAAATCCTCTAAAGCCAAAAAAGAAAAACCGCCAGCACCTGAGGACAAACCGTTCCCGGAATTTATCGAACAAGAGTACCTACCCGCGTTAAAGACTGCCTTTGGCAAACAAGGCATCGATGATGTAGAGGTGAATTTTGTCAAGGAAAAATTTCCGATTCCTGGTTTAAGTACCCAGCCAGACTGCTGGCAAGTCATTGGTCGCTTCGCTAATGGTCAGCGCCAATTTAACGTATATTTCCCCGATGAGGATATAAAGGAGCAAAAAGCCTTCTCCTGTGCGCCCAAGGGAGCCAAACCCAGTACCCTTGAGTCATTTATGATTGACGAACGCAAGGTGTCTCTCGATCTGCTGGTGTTTTATACTATACAGCGATTGAACGCCCAGAAATGGTTGGCAAGAAATTAG
- the apcB gene encoding allophycocyanin subunit beta, with amino-acid sequence MQDAITSVINSSDVQGKYLDASAMDKLKGYFATGELRVRAATTISANAATIVKEAVAKSLLYSDITRPGGNMYTTRRYAACIRDLDYYLRYSTYAMLAGDTSILDERVLNGLKETYNSLGVPISSTVQAIQAMKEVTASLVGADAGKEMGVYFDYICSGLS; translated from the coding sequence ATGCAAGACGCAATTACCTCTGTTATTAACTCTTCCGACGTTCAAGGAAAATACCTGGACGCCTCTGCGATGGACAAGCTCAAGGGCTATTTCGCCACGGGTGAATTGCGGGTGCGTGCGGCAACCACAATCAGTGCTAACGCAGCAACTATCGTTAAAGAAGCTGTTGCCAAGTCTTTGCTCTACTCGGATATCACTCGTCCGGGTGGCAACATGTACACCACTCGCCGCTACGCTGCTTGTATCCGCGACTTGGACTACTATCTGCGCTACTCCACCTATGCCATGTTGGCGGGTGACACCTCCATCCTGGATGAGCGTGTACTGAATGGACTCAAGGAAACCTATAATTCTCTAGGTGTTCCCATTAGTTCCACCGTACAAGCTATCCAAGCCATGAAAGAAGTTACCGCCAGTCTGGTGGGTGCTGATGCTGGCAAGGAAATGGGTGTTTACTTCGACTACATTTGCTCGGGTTTGAGCTAG
- a CDS encoding FtsW/RodA/SpoVE family cell cycle protein, with the protein MTLRNLISWIHPSAKDWAIDARLLRWLTFLWLLVGLAVLFSASYPSADAEFGDGLYYFKRQLIWITLGMIAFNFFVRSPLRYILKIAHWIMLMLLGLILIILIPGVGTTVNGATRWLSLGPVPLQPSELIKPFLILQSACIFGQWQQISVRVRLFWLGMFALVLLGILLQPNLSTTALCGMTLWLIALAAGLPFSYLGGTALGGVLLATISISIKEYQRRRVMSFLNPWADPMNDGYQLIQSLLAVGSGGTWGSGFGLSQQKLFYLPIQYTDFIFAVFAEEFGFVGSTLLLLLIVAYATLATIVALKTRHPVHRLVAIGAMIVIVGQSLLNIGVATGVLPTTGLPFPFFSYGGSSMIANLCSAGLLIRVARESSEAQVVSLQARRQSPPQRRRRQRTQLQRMRD; encoded by the coding sequence GTGACTCTACGCAATCTGATTTCATGGATTCATCCTTCGGCTAAGGACTGGGCAATCGATGCCCGTCTATTGCGCTGGTTAACCTTTCTGTGGCTATTGGTGGGTTTGGCGGTGCTGTTCTCCGCATCCTATCCTAGTGCCGATGCTGAGTTTGGTGACGGTTTATATTACTTTAAGCGACAGCTCATCTGGATTACCCTAGGCATGATCGCCTTTAACTTTTTTGTGCGATCGCCTTTACGGTATATCCTCAAAATTGCCCATTGGATAATGCTGATGTTATTGGGGTTGATCTTGATCATCCTAATTCCCGGTGTGGGGACGACGGTGAATGGCGCAACCCGTTGGCTATCCCTGGGTCCTGTTCCCCTACAACCCTCGGAATTAATTAAACCGTTTCTGATCCTTCAGAGTGCTTGCATCTTTGGGCAATGGCAACAGATTTCCGTGCGAGTACGCCTGTTCTGGCTAGGGATGTTTGCCCTAGTGCTGTTGGGAATTTTGCTCCAACCCAATCTGAGTACAACGGCGCTATGTGGGATGACGCTGTGGCTCATTGCACTGGCGGCTGGGTTACCCTTTTCCTACTTAGGAGGAACCGCCTTGGGAGGCGTGTTACTGGCAACGATTAGTATCAGCATCAAAGAGTATCAGCGGCGTCGGGTGATGTCATTTCTTAATCCCTGGGCTGATCCGATGAATGACGGCTATCAATTGATTCAAAGCCTGCTGGCGGTGGGTTCGGGAGGAACCTGGGGTTCAGGGTTTGGTTTATCCCAACAAAAGTTGTTTTATTTACCGATTCAGTATACCGACTTTATTTTTGCCGTATTTGCTGAAGAATTTGGCTTTGTCGGCAGTACGTTGTTGCTGCTGCTGATCGTAGCTTATGCTACCTTGGCAACAATTGTGGCATTGAAAACCCGTCATCCCGTGCATCGGTTAGTTGCGATCGGAGCGATGATTGTAATTGTCGGTCAGTCGCTGTTAAATATTGGTGTCGCCACAGGGGTTCTCCCGACTACGGGTTTACCTTTCCCATTTTTTAGTTATGGGGGAAGTTCCATGATTGCCAATTTGTGTTCGGCTGGATTGTTGATTCGGGTAGCCAGAGAAAGTAGTGAGGCTCAAGTCGTTTCTTTACAAGCCCGTCGCCAATCACCACCTCAGCGGCGTAGGCGACAGAGAACGCAGTTACAGAGGATGAGAGATTAG
- a CDS encoding GNAT family N-acetyltransferase produces MALSEILADSFHSQQGLWRLVYPIWRLGIYEDLRNRLRGNSPHYACFVALNPDASGDSADGLLVGTVEIALRSPPSWQPQGHHYPYISNLAVRRCCRRRGVAGQLLLACERQSLAWGFPHLYLHVLDSNDQARQLYLKMGYQLHHLEPSYSLWRRHPQRLLLRKRLNTGTPG; encoded by the coding sequence ATGGCGCTCTCGGAAATTCTAGCGGATAGCTTTCACTCGCAACAGGGACTCTGGCGTTTGGTTTATCCAATTTGGCGATTAGGAATTTATGAAGATCTGCGGAATCGTCTGCGTGGCAATTCTCCCCATTATGCCTGTTTTGTTGCCCTCAACCCTGATGCTTCTGGCGATAGTGCTGACGGGCTACTCGTCGGCACTGTCGAAATTGCCCTCCGTTCTCCTCCATCCTGGCAACCTCAAGGTCACCACTATCCTTACATTTCTAATTTAGCGGTCAGAAGGTGTTGTCGGCGACGGGGTGTGGCTGGACAATTACTGCTAGCTTGCGAGCGTCAATCCTTGGCATGGGGCTTTCCCCATCTTTACCTTCATGTCTTAGATAGTAACGATCAAGCGCGGCAACTTTACCTGAAAATGGGCTATCAACTGCATCATCTAGAGCCGAGTTACAGTCTCTGGCGACGCCATCCTCAACGTTTGTTATTACGCAAGCGTTTAAATACGGGAACACCTGGATAA
- a CDS encoding response regulator produces the protein MRSQSTRKPKLLVVDDEPDNLDLLYRTFHRDYKVLRADNGPAALEILEAEGDVAVIISDQRMPLMSGTEFLSITAAQYPDIIRIILTGYTDVEDLVEAINAGKVFKYVTKPWNAEELKSVVRQAMDTHNVLKSRTSELCRALRRETLLNTVTNTIRNAQYDKSGSSPLKDVLQRIVETVGHLLEVDVCILRPFQQEQLVDEWFVYQRQLSDSGGETSRFRDNGRQPLSPNHSPLDLVQPQPNSCTIQTTGEDTDATSSLPPLLTQTVWQTHEVTVIHDVLTDERFNQDSPEGEARLQAYQQANIRSSLVVPLISQQELVAVMALHQCVEPYSWQDDEIQLVVMVADQAAMAISQARAYEQLHALATQQTLINTITRAIRSSLDPQEIFTAITQQLGVALNVDGCVLSLWSEDDEFVQCVGLYDGKSTKVVGTSVNHHDQSPENNQVTVTHSPTSSIEMESVSSTQLPLSAVPIVGNPVLRQLIDSQAPVVLDDLVANPQMNGSDLPLRQNARALLVVPLLVDGKIIGSISLRQTDTPRHWLQSEIELAQAVASQAAIAVQQSRLYQKTRQQAERLMELDRQKTEFFQNVSHEFRTPLTLMIGPLESAINQHQGLPYEQSSIALRNSRRLLRLVNQLLDLQRLDAGRMQPSFRPCNLIEFIHQIVETFKPYCEKKNINLLSQVIPCPEIYLDIEKFDKVLYNLLSNAMKFTNAGGSITIAVKSTDNKVCLKISDTGIGISKEQLPHLFERFRQAEGSVNRSYEGSGLGLALVKELVELHGGEIDVSSEQGKGTTFTIHLQQGKAHLPVEQIVDVATEIQSSRALVELADLELNSFGELEEQPEAEPQEPGDAYLIVDPHTPLAAKVARILVVDDNSDLRAYVGSILKQSGYQVWTARNGEEGWQMTQKCHPQLIVTDLMMPVMSGLDMIHTIRGSQDFKGIPIILLTAKADEASRIEGTEKGADAYLSKPFNDRELLAEVRNLLALKEQEQRVVELNRYLTESVLKRFLPPAMVQKAARGELALDLHPEPRLVTSLFSDIVGFTELSNTLRSRRIAELLNEYLAAMTRAVFDNGGTVDKFMGDGILAIFGAPEELSPHEQARRAIASARQMLRSLDKLNQKWQERGLVGNGGPPPVRFRCGIHQGTAVVGMFGGDERTDYTAIGPSVNIAARLQEAAEPNSILVSASVADWLDDDAIAKYRSLKLKGVDETVLTFTVNPVPVNSNSPDQGSR, from the coding sequence ATGAGATCTCAATCCACACGAAAGCCTAAACTTCTGGTTGTTGACGACGAACCCGACAACCTGGACTTGCTCTATCGAACATTCCATCGTGACTACAAAGTCTTGCGGGCAGACAATGGTCCTGCCGCACTAGAAATTTTGGAAGCTGAAGGAGATGTGGCTGTGATTATCTCCGACCAGCGTATGCCACTAATGAGTGGTACGGAGTTTCTCAGTATCACCGCTGCTCAATACCCTGATATTATCCGGATTATCTTGACGGGGTACACCGATGTTGAAGACCTGGTTGAAGCCATCAATGCGGGTAAAGTCTTTAAATACGTCACCAAGCCCTGGAATGCCGAGGAACTCAAGTCAGTCGTGCGGCAAGCCATGGACACTCATAATGTCCTTAAGTCCCGCACCAGTGAACTCTGTCGGGCGTTACGTCGGGAAACCCTGCTGAATACCGTAACCAATACCATTCGCAATGCTCAGTATGACAAAAGTGGTAGTTCCCCGCTTAAAGACGTTCTCCAGCGGATTGTCGAGACGGTGGGTCACTTGCTAGAAGTCGATGTATGCATTCTTCGTCCCTTCCAGCAAGAGCAGTTGGTCGATGAATGGTTTGTCTATCAACGGCAACTGAGCGACTCAGGTGGCGAAACTTCAAGGTTTAGAGACAATGGTAGGCAACCCTTATCACCGAACCATTCACCATTAGACTTAGTACAGCCACAACCCAACTCCTGTACCATACAAACCACGGGTGAAGATACAGACGCGACCTCATCGCTACCGCCGCTTTTAACTCAGACGGTTTGGCAAACCCATGAAGTCACCGTTATTCACGATGTATTGACAGATGAACGATTTAATCAGGATAGTCCTGAAGGCGAAGCTCGGCTACAGGCGTATCAACAGGCGAATATTCGCTCTAGCTTAGTCGTCCCCCTGATTAGTCAACAGGAATTGGTGGCTGTCATGGCGTTACACCAGTGTGTAGAACCCTATAGCTGGCAAGATGACGAAATTCAACTCGTCGTGATGGTAGCAGACCAAGCTGCCATGGCAATTTCCCAGGCACGGGCGTATGAACAGCTACACGCCTTAGCGACGCAGCAAACTTTAATCAACACAATTACTCGCGCTATTCGTTCTAGTCTTGATCCCCAAGAAATTTTTACCGCGATTACTCAACAATTAGGCGTTGCTCTCAACGTTGATGGTTGTGTTCTGTCTCTGTGGAGTGAAGACGATGAGTTTGTTCAATGTGTGGGCTTGTATGATGGGAAATCGACAAAAGTAGTGGGAACGTCGGTTAATCATCATGATCAATCCCCAGAGAATAATCAAGTCACTGTGACTCATTCCCCTACCTCCTCCATTGAAATGGAATCGGTTTCCTCCACTCAACTTCCCCTGTCAGCTGTTCCGATTGTCGGCAATCCCGTATTACGGCAGCTTATTGATTCCCAAGCCCCAGTGGTGCTTGATGATTTGGTAGCTAATCCCCAAATGAATGGGTCTGACCTGCCCCTGCGCCAAAATGCCCGCGCCCTTTTGGTGGTGCCTTTATTGGTTGATGGCAAAATTATTGGTAGCATTAGTCTGCGGCAAACCGATACCCCACGCCACTGGCTGCAATCCGAAATTGAGCTTGCCCAAGCCGTGGCATCCCAAGCGGCAATTGCGGTTCAGCAATCGCGACTTTATCAAAAAACGCGACAGCAAGCCGAGCGGTTAATGGAATTAGATCGGCAGAAAACGGAATTTTTCCAAAATGTTTCCCACGAATTCCGCACGCCCCTAACCCTGATGATTGGACCGTTGGAATCGGCAATTAATCAACATCAGGGATTACCGTATGAACAAAGTTCAATCGCACTGCGGAATTCGCGCCGCTTGTTGCGATTAGTCAATCAGCTATTGGATTTACAGCGACTCGATGCAGGACGGATGCAACCGAGTTTCCGTCCCTGTAATTTAATTGAATTTATTCATCAAATTGTTGAAACATTTAAACCCTACTGCGAGAAAAAAAATATCAATCTCTTGAGCCAGGTCATCCCTTGTCCTGAGATTTATTTAGATATAGAGAAATTTGACAAGGTATTGTATAATCTCCTGTCAAATGCGATGAAGTTTACCAATGCTGGGGGAAGTATTACCATTGCCGTTAAATCGACGGACAATAAAGTTTGTCTAAAAATTTCCGATACGGGTATTGGTATTAGTAAAGAACAACTTCCTCATTTATTTGAACGGTTCCGACAAGCAGAAGGCTCAGTAAACCGCAGTTATGAAGGCAGTGGTTTAGGATTAGCGTTGGTGAAAGAATTAGTCGAACTCCATGGGGGAGAAATTGACGTATCCTCGGAACAGGGAAAAGGAACAACATTCACCATTCATTTACAACAAGGAAAAGCTCACCTCCCCGTCGAGCAGATTGTGGATGTTGCCACAGAAATCCAGTCCAGTCGGGCATTGGTGGAACTGGCGGACTTGGAGTTGAATTCCTTTGGGGAACTCGAAGAGCAACCCGAAGCCGAACCTCAAGAGCCGGGAGATGCTTATTTGATTGTTGATCCACATACACCTTTGGCGGCGAAAGTAGCGCGAATTTTGGTCGTTGATGATAATTCCGATTTACGGGCTTATGTGGGCAGTATTTTAAAGCAATCGGGGTATCAGGTATGGACAGCACGGAATGGGGAAGAGGGATGGCAAATGACGCAGAAGTGCCATCCTCAGCTTATCGTGACTGATTTGATGATGCCTGTGATGTCAGGACTGGATATGATTCATACCATTCGGGGTTCCCAGGACTTTAAGGGAATACCGATTATATTGCTCACGGCAAAAGCGGATGAAGCCAGCCGGATTGAGGGAACAGAAAAGGGGGCAGATGCCTATCTGTCGAAACCGTTTAATGACCGGGAATTGTTGGCAGAAGTCCGGAATTTGTTAGCGCTTAAAGAACAAGAGCAGCGCGTGGTTGAGTTAAATCGATATCTAACTGAGTCGGTACTGAAGCGGTTTTTACCCCCAGCTATGGTTCAGAAAGCAGCACGGGGAGAATTGGCACTGGATTTACATCCAGAACCTCGCTTAGTTACGTCCTTGTTCAGTGATATTGTTGGGTTTACGGAGTTGTCGAATACCTTGCGATCGCGTCGAATTGCCGAGTTGCTGAATGAGTATCTGGCAGCCATGACTCGTGCGGTGTTTGATAATGGGGGTACAGTGGATAAGTTTATGGGGGATGGTATTTTAGCGATTTTCGGCGCTCCTGAAGAATTAAGTCCTCACGAACAAGCTAGACGGGCAATTGCCTCGGCACGACAAATGTTGCGATCGCTTGATAAGCTGAATCAAAAGTGGCAAGAGAGGGGACTCGTGGGTAATGGAGGTCCCCCGCCTGTACGATTCCGCTGTGGGATTCATCAAGGAACTGCGGTAGTGGGTATGTTTGGTGGAGATGAACGAACCGACTATACCGCGATCGGTCCTTCGGTGAATATCGCCGCCCGACTGCAAGAAGCCGCTGAACCGAATTCAATCCTGGTTTCGGCATCCGTTGCCGATTGGTTAGACGATGACGCGATCGCAAAGTATCGTTCTCTTAAGCTTAAAGGTGTCGATGAGACAGTCTTAACCTTTACCGTCAACCCTGTACCAGTGAATTCCAATTCACCTGATCAGGGGAGTCGTTAG
- a CDS encoding DUF3747 domain-containing protein, with the protein MKRLRWLNVGVLTTAFLLTVGGSNSLKAGTFDSQEVNSDNFIAVAAPFGDNKYQLLIIEQRSTQRPCWQEVGSNPAIVDPLLLNFDFTGICGRSTDSNGYSIRMEGQDLGLDYLLRLVERDGELVLIGTNRMNRQAPKVEIGRTRGLSNGNFLKIELDPAWRFTRRAYQGRALGHIYLTSDTTVPATPAVSPPNPVTPAVREPAPAETEREFIFTKPSEENTPPSVTVPTLDNPATNPQTLPPPASNQTVPILEELR; encoded by the coding sequence ATGAAACGTTTACGATGGCTCAACGTTGGAGTTCTAACGACGGCATTTCTACTCACCGTCGGAGGTTCAAATTCCCTGAAAGCGGGAACATTTGATAGTCAAGAAGTCAATTCTGATAATTTTATTGCCGTTGCTGCTCCTTTCGGGGATAACAAGTATCAATTACTGATTATCGAACAGCGCTCAACCCAACGCCCTTGCTGGCAGGAGGTGGGAAGTAATCCCGCGATCGTTGATCCGTTACTGCTCAATTTTGACTTTACAGGCATTTGCGGACGTAGCACTGATAGTAATGGTTATTCGATTCGCATGGAGGGTCAAGATTTAGGATTAGACTATTTGCTCAGACTTGTCGAGCGTGATGGCGAGTTAGTTCTCATTGGTACAAATCGGATGAATCGTCAAGCTCCCAAAGTGGAAATTGGCAGAACTCGAGGGTTGAGTAATGGCAATTTCCTCAAAATTGAACTTGATCCAGCTTGGCGGTTCACGCGACGTGCTTATCAAGGTCGAGCTTTAGGTCATATCTATCTAACAAGCGATACAACGGTTCCAGCAACACCAGCGGTGAGTCCTCCAAACCCGGTAACGCCAGCAGTACGGGAACCTGCACCCGCAGAAACCGAGCGGGAGTTTATTTTTACGAAGCCAAGCGAGGAAAATACTCCACCCTCGGTAACTGTACCTACCCTAGACAATCCAGCCACCAATCCTCAAACCCTACCCCCTCCTGCTTCCAATCAGACTGTGCCAATTTTGGAAGAGTTAAGGTAA
- a CDS encoding Uma2 family endonuclease, whose translation MTPSQSSDATTEKTAQIEPEEIIIPPWDLWSDEPPLESDRHRDQIELLLACLKWWWRERTDFYATGNLTIYFSPDHITTRDFRGPDFFVVLGVENRPRKSWVLWAEQGKYPNVIIELLSDSTAKVDRGDKKTLYQDTFRTPEYFWFHPDTLEFQGFCLVRGEYQPLESNQQGWLWSQQLQLFLGVHQSTLRFFSSEEQLVLTPAERAELAQQQAEAAQQQAEAAQQQVELERQQRELAQQRVEELLAKLKELGIDSDTEN comes from the coding sequence ATGACGCCTAGCCAGAGTTCAGACGCCACAACTGAAAAAACTGCCCAAATTGAACCCGAAGAGATTATTATTCCACCATGGGATTTGTGGAGTGATGAACCGCCCTTGGAAAGCGATCGGCATCGAGATCAAATTGAACTACTTTTGGCTTGCCTGAAATGGTGGTGGCGAGAACGTACTGACTTTTATGCCACTGGGAACCTTACCATTTATTTTAGTCCTGACCACATCACCACAAGAGACTTTCGCGGACCTGATTTTTTTGTCGTGTTGGGTGTGGAAAACCGACCTCGAAAAAGTTGGGTTTTGTGGGCAGAACAAGGAAAATATCCCAATGTGATCATTGAACTGCTTTCGGATAGCACAGCGAAGGTGGATCGAGGGGATAAGAAAACACTGTATCAGGATACCTTTCGCACACCCGAATATTTTTGGTTTCACCCTGACACCTTAGAGTTTCAAGGATTCTGCTTAGTTCGAGGTGAATATCAGCCACTGGAATCAAATCAGCAAGGCTGGTTATGGAGTCAACAGTTACAATTATTTTTAGGAGTGCATCAATCAACCCTGCGATTTTTCAGTTCAGAGGAACAGTTAGTATTAACGCCAGCAGAGAGGGCAGAATTAGCCCAACAGCAGGCTGAAGCGGCACAACAGCAGGCTGAAGCGGCACAACAACAGGTTGAGTTAGAACGACAACAACGAGAACTGGCACAACAACGGGTTGAGGAATTACTCGCTAAACTCAAGGAGCTAGGGATTGACTCTGATACAGAAAATTAA
- a CDS encoding MoaD/ThiS family protein → MSEPLICVSIKLFAAYQDAYGVPELQREFPAQTPVSVLLDSLIAEHPQLKPWRDLTRFGINLQFVEPDTILQAGDEVVLIPPVSGG, encoded by the coding sequence ATGTCTGAACCTTTGATTTGTGTCTCCATCAAACTGTTCGCTGCTTATCAAGACGCTTACGGCGTCCCTGAACTTCAACGGGAGTTCCCCGCCCAAACCCCTGTATCTGTCCTTCTGGATAGCTTAATCGCCGAACATCCTCAACTGAAACCCTGGCGAGATTTGACTCGTTTTGGTATCAACCTCCAGTTTGTTGAACCGGATACGATTTTGCAAGCAGGAGATGAGGTTGTCCTAATCCCCCCTGTCAGTGGCGGTTAA